In the genome of Fulvivirga maritima, one region contains:
- a CDS encoding acyl-CoA dehydrogenase family protein, with translation MSTTATEQSQETSEAIKGGEFLIKETEAKEVFIPEEWNEEQKMIAQTCKDFLKQEILTRLDEIDSMKQPELMPSLLDKAGELGLLGTSVPEEYGGFGMNFNTSMLVTEVLGAGHSFAVAISAHTGIGTLPILYYGNDEQKAKYLPKLASGEWKASYCLTEPDSGSDANSGKTKAKLTDDGKHYIINGQKMWITNGGFADVFIVFAKIDDDKNLSAFIVEKGFGGITMNEEEKKMGIKGSSTRQIFFNDCKVPVENMLSERENGFKIAVNILNIGRIKLGAAAIGGSKGVIDNAVNYANERKQFGTSISNFGAIKHKLAEMATKVYASESAHYRAGQNIDDAYDRLVEKGVEPAKARLKSVEEFAIECAILKVHGSEVLDFVTDEGVQIYGGMGFSAESPMDRAYRDARINRIFEGTNEINRMLCIDMLLKRAMKGHLDLMKPAMEVQKELMSIPDFGASDDETLFAKEKKALLNLKKAGLMVAGAAVQKFMQKLSSEQEILMNLADMLIEGYVAESCLLRVEKLAAQKGEEALKIETDMMKVYLYEAIEKAASAGKEAIYAFAEGDEQRMMLMGLKRFTKLEPFNLKEARRRIADHIIAKNEYTF, from the coding sequence ATGAGCACTACAGCAACGGAACAATCACAAGAAACATCAGAAGCCATAAAAGGTGGTGAGTTTTTAATCAAAGAAACAGAAGCTAAAGAAGTTTTTATTCCTGAAGAATGGAATGAAGAACAAAAGATGATAGCTCAAACCTGTAAAGATTTTCTTAAACAAGAAATTCTTACCCGGCTAGACGAGATAGACTCTATGAAGCAACCAGAGCTTATGCCTTCTTTACTTGACAAGGCCGGCGAGTTGGGTCTTTTAGGAACCTCAGTGCCGGAAGAATATGGTGGCTTCGGAATGAATTTTAACACTTCTATGCTGGTAACAGAAGTGCTTGGTGCAGGCCATTCTTTTGCTGTAGCCATTTCTGCTCACACAGGCATAGGTACACTGCCTATTTTATATTATGGTAATGATGAGCAAAAAGCTAAATATCTACCTAAACTAGCTTCTGGCGAATGGAAAGCATCTTACTGTCTCACTGAACCAGATTCAGGCTCTGATGCTAACTCTGGGAAGACCAAAGCCAAGCTTACTGATGACGGCAAGCACTACATTATCAACGGCCAAAAAATGTGGATAACCAACGGTGGCTTCGCCGATGTATTTATTGTATTCGCAAAAATTGATGATGACAAAAACCTTTCTGCTTTCATTGTAGAAAAAGGCTTTGGTGGCATCACTATGAATGAAGAGGAGAAAAAAATGGGTATCAAAGGTTCTTCTACCCGACAGATCTTCTTCAACGACTGCAAAGTACCTGTAGAAAATATGCTTTCTGAAAGGGAAAATGGATTCAAAATAGCGGTTAATATTCTCAATATTGGCCGAATAAAACTTGGTGCTGCTGCCATAGGCGGTAGCAAAGGCGTGATTGATAACGCAGTAAACTACGCCAATGAAAGAAAGCAATTTGGCACTTCCATTTCCAACTTTGGAGCTATTAAACACAAATTGGCAGAAATGGCCACTAAAGTTTATGCCTCTGAGTCTGCGCACTACCGTGCAGGACAAAACATTGATGATGCTTATGACAGATTGGTAGAAAAAGGTGTGGAACCCGCTAAAGCCAGACTGAAATCAGTGGAAGAATTTGCCATAGAATGCGCCATACTTAAGGTTCATGGCTCTGAGGTATTGGACTTTGTTACTGATGAAGGCGTGCAAATATATGGAGGTATGGGTTTCTCAGCAGAAAGCCCTATGGATCGTGCCTACCGTGATGCTCGTATTAACAGGATTTTTGAAGGTACTAATGAGATTAACAGAATGCTTTGCATAGACATGCTCCTAAAAAGAGCTATGAAAGGCCACTTAGATCTTATGAAGCCTGCCATGGAAGTGCAAAAAGAGCTCATGTCTATTCCTGACTTCGGAGCTTCTGACGATGAGACCTTGTTTGCTAAAGAGAAAAAGGCATTGCTAAACCTGAAAAAAGCTGGCCTTATGGTGGCAGGAGCTGCCGTTCAAAAGTTCATGCAAAAGCTGAGCAGCGAACAGGAAATTTTAATGAACCTGGCTGATATGCTTATTGAAGGTTATGTAGCAGAATCATGTCTATTGAGGGTAGAAAAACTCGCTGCACAAAAAGGCGAAGAAGCCCTGAAAATAGAAACCGATATGATGAAGGTTTACCTCTATGAAGCAATAGAAAAAGCAGCCTCTGCTGGTAAAGAAGCTATTTATGCTTTTGCCGAAGGTGACGAGCAGCGCATGATGCTTATGGGATTGAAAAGATTTACTAAGCTGGAACCTTTTAATCTGAAAGAGGCTCGCAGAAGAATTGCAGACCATATCATTGCTAAAAATGAATATACCTTCTAA
- a CDS encoding gamma-glutamylcyclotransferase family protein, with protein MHKKRVKYFAYGSNMDLEHLELLKVKVFKAQPALLQEYKLTFNVKDNDLTGVGYANIMQSPTNEVEGILITTDEHSVTYIDLYENFPVDYKKENQQVKLRSGQTETAFLYIGNTSRCKEGLKPLNNHLLHLLKGKHFLSQEYYEKLMQTDSIPVSEYQ; from the coding sequence GTGCATAAAAAGAGGGTGAAATATTTCGCTTATGGATCCAACATGGATTTAGAGCATCTGGAACTGCTAAAAGTAAAGGTGTTTAAAGCGCAGCCTGCCCTTTTGCAAGAGTACAAACTCACTTTTAATGTAAAAGATAACGACCTCACAGGTGTAGGATATGCCAACATCATGCAAAGTCCCACTAATGAAGTAGAAGGCATTTTGATTACTACTGACGAACATTCAGTAACTTATATAGATCTATATGAAAACTTCCCTGTAGACTATAAAAAGGAAAACCAGCAAGTAAAGCTAAGAAGCGGACAAACAGAAACCGCCTTTCTATATATTGGTAACACCTCCCGATGTAAGGAGGGGTTAAAGCCGCTTAACAATCATTTACTCCATTTGCTCAAGGGAAAGCACTTTCTCAGTCAGGAATATTATGAGAAACTAATGCAAACAGACTCTATCCCGGTGTCTGAGTATCAATAA